The uncultured Hyphomonas sp. genome includes a region encoding these proteins:
- a CDS encoding TetR/AcrR family transcriptional regulator, translated as MNGTNKTKASPAAAIKAPEGASRAEFRRAAFLEAAQEVFLEQGFEAANMSEIVRRAGGSLATLYSQFGDKEGIFLAMLETRMKEVTATLEVELQAHTPVEEGLRRIGEQFAGKLVEPNSLELYRLIVGMAKKYPSIADTFMKLGPNKVRAGLAAYLQDRAEAGEIPQSDQFETLGSLFLDMVRSPLQSRALLDSSVRPTEDDVRASVDRAVCMFLHGLSGKRQA; from the coding sequence ATGAACGGTACAAACAAGACCAAGGCTTCGCCCGCGGCCGCCATCAAGGCGCCCGAAGGGGCATCGCGCGCTGAATTCCGGCGCGCCGCTTTTCTTGAAGCGGCCCAGGAAGTCTTTCTGGAACAAGGCTTTGAGGCGGCGAACATGTCGGAGATCGTCCGGCGTGCCGGCGGATCTCTGGCGACACTCTATTCCCAGTTCGGCGACAAGGAAGGCATCTTCCTCGCCATGCTGGAAACCCGCATGAAGGAAGTGACGGCCACGCTCGAAGTCGAATTGCAGGCGCACACGCCGGTCGAGGAAGGCCTGCGCCGCATCGGGGAGCAGTTTGCCGGCAAGCTGGTCGAGCCCAATTCTCTGGAGCTATACCGCCTGATCGTCGGCATGGCGAAGAAGTATCCCAGCATCGCAGACACGTTCATGAAACTCGGCCCGAACAAGGTCCGCGCCGGACTCGCAGCTTACCTGCAGGACCGGGCCGAAGCGGGAGAGATCCCGCAATCGGACCAATTCGAGACATTGGGCTCGCTGTTCCTCGACATGGTCCGCTCGCCCCTGCAGAGCCGGGCACTTCTGGACTCCAGCGTCCGCCCGACCGAAGACGACGTCCGGGCGAGTGTCGACCGGGCGGTCTGCATGTTCCTCCACGGGCTCTCCGGAAAACGCCAGGCCTGA
- a CDS encoding HlyD family secretion protein: MAVQPFKRDTSQPAAVPPAAQAPNQADAPVPRTPGQAPENDAPVQPDPAPKGPQGQGLVAGFKADPRKYILSGAGLLLALFVGYQGVHWLVAGRYEIATDNAYIRADIATISPKVQGYVEQVHVTDNQAVKAGDLLVTLEVADYATRVSEAAASLQQAVAAQAQARAGVAAAEANLQTAAAQIAAQRDRLAQSKASAAAAEADATLAANDLVRYTELSEKGHYPKASLDAVATKAQAARAGLDQSKAGITTAQSELSVSQANYHRAEEDLESAKAAVAGADAQVEAAQARVDAAKLDATRTELRAPFDGVVANRVVAAGQLLNPGQQTMSIVPVSEAYIVANFKETQVERMRAGQEVDIHVDAYPDMKVTGTLDSIAPATGGQFSLIPMDTATGNFTKIVQRVPVRVKISDDALASGLMRPGLSVEATVIAKGVDG, translated from the coding sequence ATGGCCGTACAACCGTTCAAGCGTGACACCTCCCAGCCCGCTGCCGTTCCTCCTGCGGCGCAGGCTCCCAACCAGGCCGATGCCCCTGTGCCCAGGACGCCGGGCCAGGCCCCTGAGAACGATGCCCCCGTTCAACCGGACCCGGCGCCGAAAGGACCGCAAGGGCAGGGCCTGGTTGCAGGGTTCAAGGCAGACCCCCGGAAATACATCCTTTCCGGCGCGGGCCTGCTGCTGGCGCTCTTCGTTGGCTATCAGGGTGTTCACTGGCTCGTTGCGGGCCGGTACGAGATCGCCACCGACAATGCCTATATCCGTGCGGACATCGCGACGATCTCCCCGAAAGTGCAGGGCTATGTCGAGCAGGTGCATGTCACGGACAACCAGGCCGTGAAAGCTGGGGACCTTCTGGTGACACTGGAAGTGGCGGACTATGCGACCCGCGTGTCGGAAGCGGCCGCGTCGCTCCAGCAGGCCGTCGCTGCGCAGGCCCAGGCTCGCGCCGGTGTTGCTGCGGCTGAGGCAAACCTGCAGACTGCCGCCGCCCAGATCGCAGCCCAACGGGACCGTCTGGCGCAGTCGAAGGCAAGCGCCGCCGCCGCCGAAGCCGACGCAACGCTCGCCGCCAATGATCTTGTGCGTTACACGGAGCTTTCGGAAAAAGGACATTATCCGAAGGCAAGCCTTGATGCGGTCGCCACGAAGGCACAGGCCGCCCGCGCAGGGCTGGACCAGTCGAAAGCCGGTATCACCACCGCGCAGAGCGAACTGAGCGTCTCGCAGGCAAATTACCACCGCGCCGAAGAAGACCTTGAATCCGCCAAGGCAGCCGTTGCCGGAGCCGATGCCCAGGTCGAAGCGGCGCAGGCCCGCGTCGATGCTGCCAAGCTGGATGCAACGCGGACGGAACTGCGCGCGCCCTTCGATGGGGTCGTGGCCAACCGCGTCGTCGCTGCAGGCCAGCTGCTGAACCCCGGCCAGCAGACCATGTCGATCGTGCCGGTATCCGAGGCCTATATCGTTGCGAACTTCAAGGAGACGCAGGTTGAGCGCATGCGCGCCGGCCAGGAAGTCGACATCCATGTCGATGCGTATCCGGACATGAAAGTGACCGGCACGCTGGACTCCATCGCGCCTGCAACCGGCGGCCAGTTCAGCCTGATCCCGATGGATACGGCGACCGGCAACTTCACGAAGATTGTCCAGCGCGTGCCCGTGCGTGTGAAGATCTCGGATGACGCACTGGCCAGCGGCCTGATGCGGCCCGGCTTGTCGGTCGAGGCAACCGTGATCGCGAAAGGGGTGGACGGCTAA
- a CDS encoding DHA2 family efflux MFS transporter permease subunit, producing MVNAIRQKASSELALNIGFFAMVIGMFMAILDIQIVASSIRQIQAGVSASQEEIAWIQTGYLVAEVVGIPLSGFLNRVFGIRKLFIMSAAGFVASSILCAISWDLDSLIFFRIIQGFAGAAMVPTTMAASFTLFPVGRSMTQQVMIGMVATLAPSIGPTLGGWITQHMSWHWLFLINIVPGIAAITLVFLFIPKQKGEIALLRRLDVTALISMALFLGLFEWIIDEGPGDSWFQSSAIVKASIVCAIAAAIFFRRALTSPVPLVDLRVFKDRNFASGAIIASVMGFGLYGSVFLLPLYLGQVRGFSSLQIGEVMSVAGFAMFVGGPIAGAMTKRYDPRFVVATGLTLAAIGTWLNGHLTAESGFHELFWPQALRGAGLILTMVPTTNLALGTLPPERVANASGLFTVCRNLGGAIGIAVLTTMMISFNQMHEQQIASGLSLARPEVQSFLSNMTAQMQAAGVSDPEGTALAQLIYRTKMEAAVMTYNNMFLTMSMSFALVLLAVMLLDKPKGPAPAAAH from the coding sequence ATGGTCAACGCAATCCGTCAGAAGGCATCGTCAGAACTCGCCCTCAACATCGGCTTCTTTGCCATGGTGATCGGCATGTTCATGGCGATCCTGGATATCCAGATCGTTGCGAGCTCGATCCGCCAGATCCAGGCCGGCGTGTCTGCCAGCCAGGAAGAGATTGCGTGGATCCAGACCGGCTACCTCGTGGCCGAAGTCGTCGGTATCCCGCTGTCGGGCTTTCTCAACCGGGTCTTCGGTATACGGAAGCTGTTCATCATGTCGGCGGCGGGCTTCGTCGCCTCCAGCATCCTGTGCGCCATTTCATGGGACCTCGACTCCCTCATCTTCTTCCGCATCATCCAGGGCTTCGCCGGTGCGGCCATGGTGCCGACCACGATGGCGGCCAGCTTCACGCTGTTCCCGGTCGGCCGTTCCATGACCCAGCAGGTGATGATCGGCATGGTGGCAACGCTCGCGCCTTCCATCGGCCCGACGCTTGGCGGCTGGATCACCCAGCACATGTCGTGGCACTGGCTGTTCCTCATCAACATCGTGCCGGGCATTGCCGCGATCACGCTCGTCTTCCTGTTCATTCCCAAGCAGAAAGGGGAGATCGCGCTCCTGCGCCGGCTGGACGTGACGGCGCTGATCTCGATGGCGCTGTTCCTCGGCCTGTTCGAATGGATCATCGACGAAGGCCCGGGCGACAGCTGGTTCCAGAGCTCGGCGATCGTCAAGGCCTCCATTGTGTGCGCCATCGCTGCCGCGATCTTCTTCCGCCGTGCTCTGACATCCCCTGTGCCGCTGGTGGACCTGCGCGTGTTCAAGGATCGCAACTTTGCTTCCGGTGCGATCATTGCCTCTGTCATGGGGTTCGGCCTCTATGGGTCTGTCTTCCTGTTGCCGCTCTATCTGGGGCAGGTGCGCGGCTTTTCCTCGCTGCAGATCGGTGAGGTCATGAGCGTCGCGGGCTTCGCCATGTTCGTTGGCGGGCCGATCGCGGGGGCCATGACCAAGCGCTACGATCCGCGTTTCGTGGTGGCCACGGGCCTGACACTGGCGGCCATCGGCACATGGCTGAACGGGCATCTGACGGCAGAATCCGGTTTCCATGAATTGTTCTGGCCTCAGGCCCTGCGCGGTGCGGGCCTGATCCTCACCATGGTGCCGACCACGAACCTCGCGCTCGGCACGTTGCCGCCGGAGCGGGTGGCGAACGCGTCGGGCCTCTTCACGGTTTGCCGGAACCTTGGCGGCGCCATCGGCATCGCGGTCCTGACGACCATGATGATCAGCTTCAACCAGATGCACGAACAGCAGATCGCCAGCGGTCTGTCACTGGCGCGGCCGGAGGTACAATCCTTCCTGTCGAACATGACCGCCCAGATGCAGGCGGCTGGCGTATCGGACCCGGAAGGCACGGCGTTGGCGCAGCTGATCTACCGGACCAAAATGGAAGCGGCAGTGATGACCTACAACAACATGTTCCTGACCATGTCGATGTCGTTTGCGCTGGTGCTGCTGGCCGTCATGCTGTTGGACAAGCCGAAAGGCCCGGCGCCCGCAGCGGCGCACTAG
- the dgcA gene encoding N-acetyl-D-Glu racemase DgcA: MGNRNLEISAISSPLKRAFTISRGAKTSAETILVTLTENGATGRGESVPYARYGETAASVTAAIESARTALESGLTREDLQSLMPPGAARCAVDCAMWDLEAKLTGTPVWKLAGLPEPKPVETAVTVSLDTPDAMAAAAKSTQGRLLKLKLGGPDDLARIEAVHAARPDARLIVDANEGLNANELPAIAKAAAALGVVLIEQPFPAGDDDALLSRPGPVAICADESAHTRAELQDLARRYDAVNVKLDKTGGLTEALATVREARTLGLGIMVGCMVAGSVSMAPAVLLAGLADVADVDGPLWLAEDVAHGLAYSDGMVAPPSADLWG; this comes from the coding sequence ATGGGCAATCGAAACCTTGAAATTTCAGCGATTTCCTCACCCCTGAAGCGCGCATTTACCATTTCCCGCGGCGCCAAGACCAGCGCGGAGACAATTCTCGTCACCCTGACCGAAAACGGCGCCACCGGCCGCGGCGAAAGCGTGCCCTATGCCCGCTATGGCGAAACCGCCGCCAGCGTCACCGCCGCCATCGAATCCGCCCGCACCGCCCTCGAATCCGGCCTCACCCGCGAAGACCTGCAATCCCTCATGCCCCCGGGCGCGGCCCGCTGCGCCGTCGATTGCGCGATGTGGGACCTTGAAGCGAAGCTCACCGGCACGCCAGTCTGGAAACTCGCCGGCCTGCCGGAACCGAAGCCCGTCGAGACGGCCGTTACGGTCAGCCTCGACACGCCGGACGCCATGGCCGCCGCCGCAAAGTCAACGCAAGGCCGCCTCCTGAAACTGAAGCTCGGCGGGCCGGACGATCTTGCCCGCATCGAGGCGGTCCACGCCGCCCGGCCGGATGCGCGCCTGATCGTCGATGCCAATGAGGGCCTCAACGCCAACGAACTGCCCGCCATCGCCAAGGCCGCCGCGGCGCTCGGCGTCGTGCTGATCGAACAGCCCTTCCCCGCCGGGGATGACGATGCCCTGCTGAGCCGCCCCGGCCCCGTCGCCATCTGCGCCGACGAGAGCGCCCACACCCGCGCCGAGCTGCAGGACCTCGCCCGGCGCTATGACGCGGTGAACGTGAAGCTCGACAAGACGGGCGGCCTGACCGAAGCGCTCGCCACAGTGCGGGAGGCCCGAACGCTCGGGCTCGGCATCATGGTCGGCTGCATGGTGGCCGGGTCGGTCTCCATGGCCCCGGCCGTTTTGCTCGCAGGTCTTGCCGATGTTGCGGATGTCGACGGCCCGCTCTGGCTCGCTGAGGATGTCGCCCATGGCCTGGCCTATTCGGACGGCATGGTCGCTCCGCCCTCGGCAGACCTCTGGGGCTAG
- a CDS encoding ABC transporter permease, whose amino-acid sequence MTVTTAPGFALEESGERAILRLTGDWTVMTIHLLDDDLAGLKHDHAVLVDVSGLTRIDTAGAFLIDRTLRAAPEGSALTGTHDVARNLIEQVHAVSEPVPPAKAPDHGFLALLERTGRGFVGVMSEIFRTLAFLGETVVTTARLLMQPWKLRWTSIVAVMEEAGLDAMPIIAFLSFFVGMVVAYIGATTLRDFDLEIYTVELIGYSMLREFGVVLTGIVLAGRTNSSFTAQIGTMKMRQEIDAMQTLGLKPMDILVAPRIIALLLMTPALTFVATLAGIAGGVVVGWSSLDINPAVFLDRLRNAVPLEHFWVGLSKAPVFGFVVTLIACRQGLNVGGSVQSLGNSTTTSVVQGLFAVIVLDAIFAILYMELGI is encoded by the coding sequence ATGACAGTCACGACAGCCCCCGGTTTCGCGCTCGAAGAGAGCGGCGAACGTGCCATCCTCCGCCTGACGGGGGACTGGACGGTCATGACCATCCACCTGCTGGATGATGACCTGGCCGGACTAAAGCATGACCATGCCGTGCTTGTGGATGTCTCGGGTCTGACCCGGATTGACACCGCCGGTGCCTTCCTGATCGACCGCACGCTGCGCGCCGCGCCGGAGGGCTCGGCCCTGACCGGCACCCATGATGTTGCCCGTAACCTGATCGAACAGGTGCATGCCGTGTCCGAGCCGGTGCCGCCGGCGAAGGCCCCGGACCATGGCTTCCTCGCCCTGCTGGAACGGACGGGCCGCGGCTTTGTCGGCGTCATGTCGGAAATCTTCCGGACGCTCGCCTTCCTGGGCGAGACGGTCGTGACGACGGCGCGCCTCCTGATGCAGCCCTGGAAACTGCGCTGGACGTCCATCGTCGCGGTGATGGAGGAGGCGGGCCTCGACGCGATGCCGATCATCGCGTTCCTCTCTTTCTTCGTCGGCATGGTCGTCGCCTATATCGGCGCGACGACGCTGCGCGATTTCGACCTCGAGATCTACACGGTCGAACTGATCGGCTACTCCATGCTGCGTGAGTTCGGCGTGGTGTTGACGGGCATCGTGCTGGCGGGACGGACGAACTCGTCCTTCACCGCGCAGATCGGCACGATGAAGATGCGCCAGGAAATCGACGCGATGCAGACGCTTGGCCTGAAGCCGATGGACATCCTGGTCGCGCCGCGCATCATCGCGCTCTTGCTGATGACGCCTGCGCTGACTTTCGTCGCCACGCTCGCCGGGATTGCGGGCGGTGTCGTGGTCGGCTGGTCGTCGCTGGACATCAATCCGGCCGTTTTCCTTGACCGGCTGCGCAATGCCGTGCCGCTGGAGCATTTCTGGGTCGGCCTCTCCAAGGCACCGGTTTTCGGATTTGTCGTGACACTGATTGCCTGCCGTCAGGGCCTGAATGTCGGCGGCAGCGTCCAGTCGCTCGGCAATTCGACGACCACCTCTGTGGTGCAGGGCCTGTTCGCCGTCATCGTGCTCGATGCGATCTTTGCCATTCTCTACATGGAGCTTGGCATATGA
- a CDS encoding ATP-binding cassette domain-containing protein encodes MTDDIIIRIRDLKTAYGSHVVHEHLDLDIRRGEIIGVIGPSGCGKSVLLRAITGLKEFAEGSIEVFGERLENLDEAERAEVEQRWGVMFQDGALFSNLTVRENVEVPMKEHTQLQPELRHQLADMKIRMAGLGAEASPKYPSDLSGGMRKRAALARALALDPELLFLDEPTAGLDPITAEKFDALIRSLQQALGLTVFLVTHDVDTLHATCDRIAVLGEKHVLAVGTIEELRAFDHPWVQEYFCGPRGRAATGH; translated from the coding sequence ATGACGGACGATATCATCATCCGCATCCGCGACCTGAAGACGGCCTATGGCAGCCATGTCGTGCATGAGCATCTGGACCTCGACATCCGGCGCGGCGAGATTATCGGCGTCATTGGCCCGTCGGGGTGCGGCAAGTCTGTCCTGCTGCGCGCCATCACCGGCCTCAAGGAATTTGCCGAAGGCAGTATCGAGGTCTTCGGGGAGCGTCTGGAAAATCTCGACGAGGCAGAGCGCGCCGAGGTCGAGCAGCGCTGGGGCGTGATGTTCCAGGATGGCGCGCTGTTCTCGAACCTCACCGTGCGCGAGAATGTCGAAGTTCCGATGAAGGAGCATACGCAGCTCCAACCGGAACTGCGCCACCAGCTGGCCGACATGAAGATCCGCATGGCGGGCCTCGGCGCCGAGGCGAGCCCGAAATACCCATCCGACCTTTCCGGCGGCATGCGCAAGCGCGCGGCGCTGGCACGTGCCCTGGCGCTGGACCCGGAACTCCTGTTCCTGGACGAGCCAACCGCCGGGCTCGATCCGATTACCGCGGAAAAATTCGATGCCCTGATCCGCAGCCTGCAACAGGCATTGGGCCTCACCGTCTTTCTTGTCACGCATGATGTGGATACGCTGCATGCGACCTGCGACCGGATCGCCGTGCTGGGAGAGAAACACGTGCTGGCAGTCGGCACGATCGAAGAATTGCGTGCGTTCGATCATCCGTGGGTGCAGGAATATTTCTGCGGCCCGCGCGGGCGCGCGGCAACGGGACACTAG
- a CDS encoding MlaD family protein, protein METRANYAVIGAFVILATLAVAAFVLWLGQSQFQRDYKAYDIVFEGPVSLEDGSAVRYIGIKVGEVSTVRIDRADPSKVRARIRIDRETPVKTDSTASIQLAGITGVTFVQISAGSPTARLLEAKPGEPVPVIKAEKTQLDQLVAGGAQVLGQANDTMERVKKLLTDENIDSINASLKNIETITTKLAADDGLIDQATGTMKDLSRASNEFATASEAVAEISTNANEELGGLSGQLDSLLAEVNKVVTSAETVMAQGGETVRVVNSLLDGPATGVVEDSRLAAQDLRILISRMDRLTREIERNPQSMLVGEPVPYEDER, encoded by the coding sequence ATGGAAACGCGAGCGAACTATGCCGTCATCGGCGCTTTCGTCATTCTTGCTACGCTGGCCGTCGCGGCCTTCGTGCTGTGGCTGGGCCAGTCCCAGTTCCAGCGCGACTACAAGGCCTATGACATTGTCTTCGAAGGGCCGGTCTCGCTCGAAGACGGGTCGGCCGTGCGCTATATCGGGATCAAGGTGGGCGAGGTTTCGACCGTCCGCATCGACCGCGCCGACCCGTCCAAGGTGCGCGCACGTATCCGGATCGACCGCGAGACGCCGGTGAAAACGGATTCCACCGCCTCGATCCAGCTGGCGGGTATCACGGGCGTCACCTTCGTTCAGATCAGCGCAGGCTCTCCGACGGCGCGCCTGCTGGAAGCCAAGCCGGGCGAGCCCGTGCCGGTGATCAAGGCAGAGAAGACGCAGCTGGACCAGCTCGTTGCCGGCGGCGCGCAGGTGCTGGGTCAGGCCAACGACACGATGGAGCGCGTGAAAAAGCTGCTGACGGACGAGAATATCGACTCCATCAACGCGTCGCTGAAGAATATCGAGACCATCACGACCAAACTGGCCGCCGATGACGGGCTGATCGACCAGGCGACCGGCACGATGAAAGACCTGTCGCGCGCCAGCAACGAGTTTGCAACGGCATCCGAGGCCGTCGCAGAGATCAGTACGAACGCCAATGAAGAACTGGGCGGTCTCTCCGGGCAGCTGGACAGCCTGCTGGCCGAAGTGAACAAGGTGGTCACGTCCGCCGAAACCGTGATGGCGCAGGGCGGGGAGACCGTGCGTGTGGTCAACTCGCTTCTGGACGGTCCGGCGACGGGCGTTGTGGAAGACTCCCGGCTTGCCGCACAGGATCTCCGCATCCTGATCAGCCGCATGGACCGCCTGACCCGTGAAATCGAACGGAACCCGCAAAGCATGCTTGTCGGGGAACCGGTTCCTTATGAGGATGAACGTTGA
- a CDS encoding ABC-type transport auxiliary lipoprotein family protein → MIRAISLAFASLALTACVSVLPEPEAPEGLYRFGAMTETYPVEAVVSVREPESSRLFGGRVIASEDAGGALRLVRGVEWADSAARLMQVAMLEALDDTGAGVAVALETGARADFELVWRIEDFSLAGTQARCDLEATLVEANSRKVVAQTNVTSSASADGASNAARALAMAEAGRACVGQVAGFVSEKAVAAEPEPAEPDA, encoded by the coding sequence ATGATCCGCGCCATTTCGCTTGCCTTTGCTTCCCTTGCGCTCACCGCCTGCGTCAGCGTCCTGCCGGAGCCTGAAGCGCCGGAAGGCCTCTACCGGTTCGGTGCGATGACAGAGACCTATCCCGTCGAGGCGGTCGTCTCTGTGCGTGAACCGGAGTCCTCGCGCCTGTTCGGCGGGCGTGTGATCGCCTCGGAAGATGCGGGCGGGGCGCTACGCCTCGTGCGCGGTGTGGAATGGGCCGACAGCGCGGCCCGGCTGATGCAGGTCGCGATGCTGGAGGCGCTGGATGATACGGGGGCAGGGGTGGCTGTCGCGCTGGAGACAGGCGCGCGGGCGGATTTTGAACTCGTCTGGCGGATCGAGGATTTCTCGCTGGCCGGCACGCAAGCCCGCTGCGACCTCGAAGCAACGCTGGTGGAGGCGAACTCGCGCAAAGTGGTCGCCCAGACGAATGTGACGTCTTCGGCAAGCGCGGACGGTGCGTCGAACGCAGCACGCGCGCTGGCGATGGCCGAAGCGGGCCGGGCCTGCGTCGGACAGGTCGCCGGATTCGTATCCGAAAAGGCGGTTGCGGCAGAGCCGGAACCGGCTGAGCCGGACGCCTGA
- a CDS encoding acyl-CoA dehydrogenase family protein produces the protein MDFNDTPEEAAFRAEARAFLEQHLKPKGSAPASRDRVNMLEKAKAWQKTKAENKFAQITWPKEWGGRGGTAMQNVIWGQEESKFDAPTGPFAIGLGMCVPTVIAFGSDEHKSRYVQKALMGEEIWCQLFSEPSAGSDVAGLKTRAVKDGDEWVINGQKVWTSGAHYSDYGILLVRTDPKVPKHKGLTMFIVDMKQPGVEVRPIHQASGGREFNEVYFTDVRIPDKDRLGDVGAGWKVALVTLMNERLAVGGSPGPDWGEIMEYARSQGTLSDQAFREKLADWYVAAQGYKLTKFRTQTALSRGQTPGPENSIGKIITANHLQDICNSAIEMQDHYGIISETDRMPADAIFQQSFMWAPGLRIAGGTDEILKNIIAERVLGLPQDVRVDKDKPFDEMKSG, from the coding sequence ATGGACTTCAACGATACACCCGAAGAAGCCGCCTTCCGCGCTGAGGCGCGCGCCTTCCTCGAACAGCACCTGAAGCCGAAAGGCTCCGCCCCGGCCTCGCGCGACCGCGTGAACATGCTGGAAAAGGCGAAAGCCTGGCAGAAGACGAAAGCCGAGAACAAGTTCGCCCAGATCACCTGGCCCAAGGAATGGGGCGGGCGTGGCGGCACGGCCATGCAGAACGTCATCTGGGGCCAGGAAGAGTCGAAGTTCGACGCACCGACCGGTCCGTTCGCCATCGGCCTCGGCATGTGCGTGCCGACCGTCATCGCCTTCGGCTCGGATGAGCACAAGTCGCGCTACGTCCAGAAGGCCCTGATGGGCGAGGAAATCTGGTGCCAGCTCTTCTCCGAACCGTCCGCCGGTTCTGACGTGGCCGGCCTGAAGACCCGCGCCGTGAAAGACGGTGACGAGTGGGTCATCAACGGCCAGAAGGTCTGGACCTCCGGCGCCCACTATTCGGACTACGGCATCCTCCTCGTGCGGACGGACCCGAAAGTGCCGAAGCACAAGGGCCTGACCATGTTCATCGTGGACATGAAGCAGCCGGGCGTCGAAGTGCGTCCGATCCACCAGGCTTCCGGTGGCCGCGAGTTCAACGAGGTCTACTTCACCGATGTCCGCATCCCGGACAAGGATCGCCTCGGCGATGTCGGCGCAGGCTGGAAAGTCGCGCTCGTCACGCTGATGAACGAGCGCCTTGCTGTCGGCGGCTCCCCCGGTCCGGACTGGGGCGAGATCATGGAATATGCCCGCAGCCAGGGCACGCTGTCCGACCAGGCCTTCCGCGAGAAGCTGGCGGACTGGTATGTCGCCGCACAGGGCTACAAGCTGACCAAGTTCCGCACGCAGACGGCCCTTTCCCGCGGCCAGACGCCGGGACCGGAAAACTCGATCGGCAAGATCATCACCGCCAACCACCTGCAGGATATCTGCAACTCGGCCATCGAGATGCAGGATCACTACGGCATCATCAGCGAGACCGACCGCATGCCGGCCGATGCCATCTTCCAGCAGAGCTTCATGTGGGCCCCCGGCCTGCGGATCGCTGGCGGTACCGACGAGATCCTGAAGAACATCATCGCCGAGCGCGTTCTGGGCCTGCCGCAGGATGTGCGCGTCGACAAGGACAAGCCGTTCGACGAGATGAAGAGCGGCTGA
- a CDS encoding acyl-CoA dehydrogenase family protein, with amino-acid sequence MNFDFSEDQKFLAGEARKFLEAESAIPVVREVLNDDSKDYSEGLWKKIAEMGWLGTAVPEEQGGLGLGMLEMCVLAEEMGRVLAPVPFSSTAYFLTEAVKLAGSDEVKNDILPRIVAGEIIGCYAASEGPGHPDPASLKTMFDGSTVSGTKIPVTDGGIATHAVVLAKEGSGASLVLVDLSGAGVTRKQLSTLDPTRGHAELTFDKTPGVRLGKAGDGASLNDQLMDKVAILLAFEQLGGASRALEMAKEYSLERYAFGRPIAGNQAIKHKLAEMYVKNEVARSNCFYGAWALSTDAPEMPEAAAAARVAASEAFWYASKENIQTHGGMGFTWEVDCHLYYRRAKLLAVQAGGPKVWKEKLVRALEQKNAA; translated from the coding sequence ATGAACTTCGACTTTTCGGAAGACCAGAAATTCCTCGCCGGCGAGGCGCGGAAATTCCTCGAAGCCGAGAGCGCCATTCCGGTGGTGCGCGAGGTACTGAACGACGATTCCAAGGACTATTCAGAAGGCCTCTGGAAGAAGATCGCGGAAATGGGCTGGCTGGGAACGGCCGTTCCGGAAGAGCAAGGCGGCCTCGGCCTCGGCATGCTGGAAATGTGCGTGCTGGCCGAAGAAATGGGCCGCGTCCTGGCGCCGGTCCCCTTCTCGTCCACAGCCTACTTCCTGACCGAAGCCGTGAAACTGGCCGGCTCGGATGAAGTGAAGAACGACATCCTGCCACGCATCGTCGCCGGCGAAATCATCGGCTGCTACGCCGCGAGCGAAGGCCCGGGCCACCCGGATCCGGCCAGCCTCAAAACCATGTTTGATGGCTCCACCGTCTCCGGCACCAAGATCCCGGTCACCGATGGCGGCATCGCCACGCACGCCGTTGTGCTGGCCAAGGAAGGCTCCGGCGCGAGCCTCGTCCTGGTTGACCTCTCCGGCGCAGGCGTGACGCGCAAACAGCTGTCGACGCTGGACCCGACCCGCGGCCATGCCGAGCTTACCTTCGACAAGACGCCGGGCGTTCGCCTCGGCAAGGCTGGAGACGGCGCAAGCCTCAACGACCAGCTGATGGACAAGGTGGCGATCCTGCTCGCCTTCGAACAGCTGGGCGGGGCGTCCCGCGCGCTGGAAATGGCGAAGGAATACTCGCTGGAGCGCTACGCTTTCGGCCGTCCGATCGCCGGCAACCAGGCCATCAAGCACAAGCTGGCCGAGATGTATGTCAAGAACGAAGTGGCTCGCTCGAACTGCTTCTACGGCGCCTGGGCCCTGTCGACCGACGCGCCGGAAATGCCGGAAGCCGCCGCCGCCGCCCGCGTGGCCGCGTCGGAAGCCTTCTGGTATGCTTCGAAAGAGAACATCCAGACCCATGGCGGCATGGGCTTCACCTGGGAGGTGGACTGCCACCTCTACTACCGCCGCGCCAAGCTGCTGGCCGTGCAGGCTGGCGGACCGAAAGTCTGGAAAGAAAAGCTCGTGCGTGCGCTCGAGCAGAAAAACGCCGCCTAA